The sequence CTGATTGATGGTGTTCAGATTGTGGGCAAGCATGATGGGGAAGTTACAGATTTGTCAATGTGCCAATGGATGACCACGCGCctggtttcttcttctgttgatggCTCGGTTTGTGTTTGTTCTTATCATTTTGCTACACTCAGTTCTTCCAATTTTAATCATTTCCAAAGAACCGAGTTTAAACTGATTACGTTGCAAACTTGATGTAATTATTACATTTTCGTAATTAGGACTAGTCAGCCTTCTTATTTTGGTCCTGGTAGCGCATTTGATATTCAAAAACTATTCTAACacgttttgaatttttgaagaTTTGCTAAGTTTCATCTCAGACTTGCACTGTATATCATCTCTTTTCAACCAGGACACATTTTGCAACAAATAGTATTTTTGTGTGCGTGAGTCTCACTCCTTCCTTATAACTTACCTACAGATTAAGATATGGCAAGATCGTAAAGCACAACCGCTTGTAGTTTTGAGGCCTCATGATGGACATCCAGTCAGTTCAGCGACGTTCGTTACATCTCCTGAGAGACCTGATCACATCATACTTATCACAGGGgtaattttcttgatttaatattagttacatTTCTCAGCTCTATCTAATTTTATTTGGCCTTGCTGTGTTGggtttacattttataattgtagCTTTCCTTTCTGCTAAGTTACTGACTCTGACAGTGTTGGCAATTTTCTTCTCACAGGGACCTCTAAATCGAGAAATGAAAATATGGGTCTCTGCTGGGGAAGAAGGGTGGCTTCTACCAGCTGATGCTGAATCATGGAGGTGTACCCAGACACTTGACTTGAAAAGTTCAACTGAGCCACGAGCTGAAGAGGCATTTTTTAACCAAGTCATAGCATTATCTGAAGCAGGATTGCTTTTACTTGCAAACGCAAAAAGGAACGCCTTATATGCTGTGCATTTGGACTATGGTCCTTCTCCAGTTGATTCGCGGCTGGATTACCTGTCAGAATTTACAGTCACTATGCCCATATTGAGTTTTATTGGAACAAATGATCCTCCAGAAGAGCCTATTGTTAAGGTTTATTGTGTTCAGACTCTAGCAATCCAGCAGTATACATTAGACTTAAGCTTATGCTTGCCACCACCCATAGAGAATATGGGTTTGGAGAAGTCAGATTCTAGCGTATCACGAGAGGCAAATCTTGTTGAAGGCATGTCAGAACCACCTGGACTTAAGCCTACAGACTTACTTTCAGTTGATTCAGTGCCAAAACCTTCTATTATAGTGAATAGATCGGAAAGTGCTAATAAGTTGAGTTTTCCATCATCAGAAGCCACAGCACAAGCAATTGTTCCACCCAACGGTGAACCTAAAACCTCTGGCCTGCCATCTGAGACAAGTGGTGCAGGTTCTGCGTATGCTATGTCACCCCAACTTCCTGTAAGTCCCAGACTATCAAGAAAACTTTCTGGCTACAACACTCCTGTAGATGCTGTTGAGCCAGTTATACCTCATCATGAGCTTGGTGGCAGAGCACCTTCTGCTGACTATTCTGTTGATAGGCAAATGGATGCTGTTGGAGAAAGAAATATGGATGTGTCATCCGTAGAAGAAAACTCAAGAAGCAAGGACTCAAATGTTAAGCCTGATGATGATGTGTCTGGGATGCGAAGCCCATCAGCTTTTTTCAAACACCCCACTCATCTTGTAACTCCTTCAGAGATATTGATGGGCGTTTCGTCCGCTGAAGCCTCCACCACTACTGAAGacaagagagatagagatacaAATATTCAGGACGTGAATAATGATGCAAGAGGCGCAGAAGTTGAGGTGAAAGAAGTAAGTGAAGCAAGGTCGACACAGAATGGTGAAAGCAATAATCATGAAGAAACTGCGAATCGCATTTcagaaaatttagaaaaagtcTTCTGCTCACAGGCTTCAAATCTCAGCACCCAGATGGAAAGAGACTGTTATCCTAGTACAGAGGGGACTTTCATTCCAGGGGAATCTAAGGCTTATGGACAACCTTTACAAGCTGGAGATGAAAGTGGTCTTGACTCGAGAGGTGGGTCTCCAAAGCTTCCTGAGTCGGGTTCATCCAGTGGGCTTCCACAGTCGTCAGCTACAAATAGCAAAGGGAAGAAGCAGAAGGCCAAAACTTCACAAGGTCCCGGTCTGTCATCTACATCCTCAAATCTTGCTGAATCCTTCAATGAGCAACGTGAGAGCTCAAGTCATCCCATGACAGATTCACTTCCTCAGTTCCTAGCtatgcaagaaacaatgaaTCAGGTGACATATTGATCTTGAAACTAATTAGTACTCTATTTCTTAGCAATATCTGTTTTGATACTCTTGCATCATTTCACTGATACGCTATAAAATTTGGTGTTACCTTGATTTGGCCCATAAGAGTTCCTTTGTTACATTCGTTTTAAAACGAAAATCAGGTTTGATTCGTAACTGGCATGTATCGATGATAAGTTATTGCTCTTCATCTTAAGACGTACCttggtaattttatttttattttatttgttgactTAAAATCATTTCTTCCTTTCCAGATAATGGCTTCACAGAAGGAGATGCAGAGACAACTATCAAATGCTGTCACTGGCCCTATTGTAAAAGAAAGTAAGAGACTAGAAGTGGCCTTAGGGAGAATGATTGAGAAATCCAGCAAGTCAAATGCTGATGCTCTATGGGCCCGCTTCCAAGAGGAGACAGCTAAGAATGAAAAGGCATTGCGCGACCATGCACAGCAAATTGTGAGTGCAACGACGAACTTCATGAGCAAGGAGTTAAATACCATGTTTGAGAAAACGATAAAGAAGGAATTGGCTGCAATTGGTCCAGCCCTAGCACGTTCAGTGACACCAGTTATTGAAAAAACTGTATCTTCTGCAATCACAGAGTCCTTCCaggttagtttttttctaaaaatgtgGAGCTAATTCGTGAAAAGGTTCATTGTTGTAAtaaacttttttctcttttatacaGAGAGGACTTGGTGACAAAGCAGTTAATCAGCTTGACAAATCTGTTAATTTAAAGCTTGAAGCAACCATAGCTAGGCAAATTCAAGCCCAATTTCAGACCTCTGGCAGGCAAGCCCTCCAGGTAATATCGAGTTTCACCTATCCTTAATCTAATCGAATCTACTATCGTTTTACGATACTTAATAGAACTGTCTTGAAGTCTCAACTGCATCATAGATTGACGGAAAGGGAATTCATCGTTTATGCTTTGCCATTTGTAAACTTCAGGAAGCTCTTAGGTCGGGTCTAGAGTCCTCAGTCATACCTTCTTTTGAGAGGTCATGCAAGACCATGTTTGAGCAAGTAGACTCAGCTTTCCAGAAAGGGATTGCTGAGCATACAAATGCAGCCCAGCAACGGCTTGACTCTGGACACTCCCAGCTTGCTCATACTTTAAGGGTATGATGGAAAGTCAATTCTTCTGACGGCATTGTTATGGTTGTTAAATCcagttttctttcttgtttctaaAGCCACTACTTGTTCTACAGGAAACAATTACTTCTGCATCATCAGTTGCTCAAGCCTTAAGCCGTGAATTAGCTGAGAGCCAAAGGAATCTCTTAGCTCTCGCAGCTGCTGGAGCAAATTCTGGTGGGTCAAATCCCTTGATTACTCAACTAAGTGGCGGACATTTGGGTGGACTTCTTGAAAAGGTTTGCACATCTCTGGAACTAATTACTAACCATATATCTTGTGTTGGTCTAGTGCATGAGCATTGTAGTTGCTCTTGGTGGCTTGTAGCTGCTCAGTAATCATAGTTGAGTCGGTTAGTTAGAGAAGAGAACTAGCATCTTAAAAGGAAGTTTAGGCAGAAGAATTgagcatgtatatgatcctggTTTGGGCTTTGGAGAGTCTAGGGTGCTCACCTTAGGGTTCTATCTTTGGTTCTTGGCTTCAGTTTATTCTCTGATATCTTTTGTAATTGAATCAGAGACTGAATAAAGAGAGAACCATTTCTGGTTCTTATCCGAATCCTAATTTGATGTAATTTCTTCTGAGTTTTGACTATCGCAACATATGTCCTTTCAGGTTGAAGCACCTATGGACCCAACAGCAGAACTGTCAAGGTTGATATCTGAACGCAAGTACGAAGAATCTTTCACTTCGGCTCTACAGAGAAGCGATGTCTCTATAGTATCATGGCTTTGCTCACAGGTGAaacttttgtttggatttcGCTCATCATAAGATCACATAACCATCAGTTTTACATAAGATCCCATTGTGCCAATACAGGTGGATCTTCGTGGACTACTGGCGATGAATCCGCTTCCGCTGAGCCAAGGCGTTCTTCTTTCACTGCTGCAGCAGCTGGCCTGCGACATCAGCAAGGACACATCTCGTAAGCTTGCTTGGATGACTGATGTGGTGGCAGCCATAAACCCATCAGATCAGATGATTGCNNNNNNNNNNNNNNNNNNNNNNNNNNNNNNNNNNNNNNNNNNNNNNNNNNNNNNNNNNNNNNNNNNNNNNNNNNNNNNNNNNNNNNNNNNNNNNNNNNNNNNNNNNNNNNNNNNNNNNNNNNNNNNNNNNNNNNNNNNNNNNNNNNNNNNNNNNNNNNNNNNNNNNNNNNNNNNNNNNNNNNNNNNNNNNNNNNNNNNNNNNNNNNNNNNNNNNNNNNNNNNNNNNNNNNNNNNNNNNNNNNNNNNNNNNNNNNNNNNNNNNNNNNNNNNNNNNNNNNNNNNNNNNNNNNNNNNNNNNNNNNNNNNNNNNNNNNNNNNNNNNNNNNNNNNNNNNNNNNNNNNNNNNNNNNNNNNNNNNNNNNNNNNNNNNNNNNNNNNNNNNNNNNNNNNNNNNNNNNNNNNNNNNNNNNNNNNNNNNNNNNNNNNNNNNNNNNNNNNNNNNNNNNNNNNNNNNNNNNNNNNNNNNNNNNNNNNNNNNNNNNNNNNNNNNNNNNNNNNNNNNNNNNNNNNNNNNNNNNNNNNNNNNNNNNNNNNNNNNNNNNNNNNNNNNNNNNNNNNNNNNNNNNNNNNNNNNNNNNNNNNNNNNNNNNNNNNNNNNNNNNNNNNNNNNNNNNNNNNNNNNNNNNNNNNNNNNNNNNNNNNNNNNNNNNNNNNNNNNNNNNNNNNNNNNNNNNNNNNNNNNNNNNNNNNNNNNNNNNNNNNNNNNNNGAAGAATCTTTCACTTCGGCTCTACAGAGAAGCGATGTCTCTATAGTATCATGGCTTTGCTCACAGGTGAaacttttgtttggatttcGCTCATCATAAGATCACATAACCATCAGTTTTACATAAGATCCCATTGTGCCAATACAGGTGGATCTTCGTGGACTACTGGCGATGAATCCGCTTCCGCTGAGCCAAGGCGTTCTTCTTTCACTGCTGCAGCAGCTGGCCTGCGACATCAGCAAGGACACATCTCGTAAGCTTGCTTGGATGACTGATGTGGTGGCAGCCATAAACCCATCAGATCAGATGATTGCAGTACACGCTCGCCCAATCTTCGAACAGGTCTATCAGATTCTGCACCATCACCGAAACGCACCGGGCAGCGATGTCTCAGCCATCAGACTGATAATGCACGTCATCAACTCCATGCTTATGGGCTGCAAATGAtatatctctatctctctctttctctctttcttgttcatTGCTTATATAAAACAtaggaaaacaacaacaatcactACTCTTCTTTGTATCTCTTCTCTACGTTtgttagattttgatttttttttctttcagttttggtttgaattttgtttctttttccatcttccttttgaaaatgtaaaatctgCTTGTTTCATATTATTACGTATACTGTTGATTCTTCTTCACAAGAAGATCGTATGTAAATGCCAAATCAATGTTTGGATTATTAAAGCTGTAACTTTAAAAAAACGTATTTGTTTTACAGGTTGTTCGTCCACTTGTTGTCGTCTTTTGTCACCCACGGTTTCTTTAAAAAACACAAGCACGTACAGTATATGTTTAATGATACTGTTTTTTGTAAgacaaacaaatttaataaaatttctaacaaacagtgttttatgattattatatttagtatataattagtTGTAGGAAACTACTGTATTCTCTTTTTAAGTTATGGTGAACAAAAAGTTTGtctatatacaataaattaaagagaaaaatcattACTTGCTTTACTAAAATAAACCGTCTGTTATTGAACTAAtaatgatgatttaaaaatctactttaaaatctactgttattcaaaaccgtttatagatttaaattttaacaaattttagagattttgaaagatttaaaatgatttctttagttaaaaatatagaaatctaaCTCTCATATCAACTtacttaaaatcataaaaatcatttaaaagatttgaaaagatttatttaatttacaataaatcatatcaatttatctaaaatcataaaaaatatttaaaatcttctaaaaatccaaaatcaattGAAATATTAGATTACACTCCGAGCCTTTCCAATATATGTCACGAGAAAATTATTTTCGGAATTATATTTCAacatcaaaataaaatgatgtctTACTTTGGTCTAATTGCTTTATGTTATCCTTGGAAAAAAGTAGAGTAAAAGATTTGAGAATATACATGTCACACTCTCTCTATTCATAATCTCTTTTTTATACATTGTTAACTTCTCAAGttaaaaaacacacacagaaaaTGGCAAttaaaacaacacaacttaaTTTTTCCCCCCTCTTAATTTTCcaacaaagaaaactaaaaaatgtaataaaaagggggaaaaaaaaagaagtcaaaaaGTGCCTTTTCGCTACTGCAAAACTAAAATTACCAACACTGATCCGTCTCCCATCGCCGGGTCGTAGCGTAAACCCGACCCGACCGACCCATCGCTCCAGCGTGTACCCGTCTACGTGGTGCTCTAAGCAGCGTCGAATCGTAGATCGCTCTGGTCGTCGGATCCGCTAGTGTCGCGTAAGCTTTGTGGATCTCCATGAAATCTCGACCGTCCGATTCCGACGCGTCTGGATGGTAAACCTTAGCCAAACTCCGGTACGCCGTCTTGATCTCCGTAAGCGAAGCCGTTTCGTTCACTTTCAGTAATTCGTAGAGGCTCGAAACTCGCCGACGAACGGATTCCGTCATAGCTGCTGGCTCGGCGTTAAGCGTCTGAGCTGATGAAACCCTAAACGAAGACCGAGCTCCGTTGGGAAACCTTGCGGTTCCGTTAAATGATGATCTGGTcgtcttgtgttgttgttgttgaggaagAAGGGAATTTGCCGGTGAGAAACAACCGGCGGAGTAAACTAGGGTCCCGGCCATTTTTTTAAgcaaataagagaaaaaaaaccgtAGGGGCAAATTCGGAAGAgagtaattaaaattaagaaaagagaagcagagagagagagagagagagagaaaggttcGTAGGAGAGAAGTTGAATCACAAAGGAGAGAGACAGGGCTTTATATAAAGAGACCtcgaacaaaaaaacaaaacaaaaaaatttgcgTTGTTATTTATTGGATTGGTTTTAGAAACCgt comes from Camelina sativa cultivar DH55 chromosome 19, Cs, whole genome shotgun sequence and encodes:
- the LOC104765107 gene encoding enhancer of mRNA-decapping protein 4 isoform X3 produces the protein MASSPGNTNPPPPPPFDLGTLFKPSSNPYPAPPASYPPPTGPFLHNQYDQQQHDAPPPISAQPSPVTQDVSSSSSATNLHPQRTLSYPTPPLNLQSPRSNHNPGTHILALLNNNNNGGAVPNQDPSHQLPVVNHNEIARSFPGGSGPIRVPSCKLPKGRRLIGEHAVYDVDVRLQGEIQPQLEVTPITKYGSDPQLVVGRQIAVNKDYICYGLKGGNIRVLNINTALRSLFRGHSQRVTDMAFFAEDVHMLASVSLDGKVFVWKISEGSEGDDQPQITGKIVCALQILGEQDTKHPRVCWHCHKQEILVVSIGRHVLRIDTTKVGRGEVFSAEAPLQCALDKLIDGVQIVGKHDGEVTDLSMCQWMTTRLVSSSVDGSIKIWQDRKAQPLVVLRPHDGHPVSSATFVTSPERPDHIILITGGPLNREMKIWVSAGEEGWLLPADAESWRCTQTLDLKSSTEPRAEEAFFNQVIALSEAGLLLLANAKRNALYAVHLDYGPSPVDSRLDYLSEFTVTMPILSFIGTNDPPEEPIVKVYCVQTLAIQQYTLDLSLCLPPPIENMGLEKSDSSVSREANLVEGMSEPPGLKPTDLLSVDSVPKPSIIVNRSESANKLSFPSSEATAQAIVPPNGEPKTSGLPSETSGAGSAYAMSPQLPVSPRLSRKLSGYNTPVDAVEPVIPHHELGGRAPSADYSVDRQMDAVGERNMDVSSVEENSRSKDSNVKPDDDVSGMRSPSAFFKHPTHLVTPSEILMGVSSAEASTTTEDKRDRDTNIQDVNNDARGAEVEVKEVSEARSTQNGESNNHEETANRISENLEKVFCSQASNLSTQMERDCYPSTEGTFIPGESKAYGQPLQAGDESGLDSRGGSPKLPESGSSSGLPQSSATNSKGKKQKAKTSQGPGLSSTSSNLAESFNEQRESSSHPMTDSLPQFLAMQETMNQIMASQKEMQRQLSNAVTGPIVKESKRLEVALGRMIEKSSKSNADALWARFQEETAKNEKALRDHAQQIVSATTNFMSKELNTMFEKTIKKELAAIGPALARSVTPVIEKTVSSAITESFQRGLGDKAVNQLDKSVNLKLEATIARQIQAQFQTSGRQALQEALRSGLESSVIPSFERSCKTMFEQVDSAFQKGIAEHTNAAQQRLDSGHSQLAHTLRETITSASSVAQALSRELAESQRNLLALAAAGANSGGSNPLITQLSGGHLGGLLEKVEAPMDPTAELSRLISERKYEESFTSALQRSDVSIVSWLCSQVDLRGLLAMNPLPLSQGVLLSLLQQLACDISKDTSRKLAWMTDVVAAINPSDQMIAVHARPIFEQVYQILHHHRNAPGSDVSAIRLIMHVINSMLMGCK
- the LOC104765107 gene encoding enhancer of mRNA-decapping protein 4 isoform X1, whose translation is MASSPGNTNPPPPPPFDLGTLFKPSSNPYPAPPASYPPPTGPFLHNQYDQQQHDAPPPISAQPSPVTQDVSSSSSATNLHPQRTLSYPTPPLNLQSPRSNHNPGTHILALLNNNNNGGAVPNQDPSHQLPVVNHNEIARSFPGGSGPIRVPSCKLPKGRRLIGEHAVYDVDVRLQGEIQPQLEVTPITKYGSDPQLVVGRQIAVNKDYICYGLKGGNIRVLNINTALRSLFRGHSQRVTDMAFFAEDVHMLASVSLDGKVFVWKISEGSEGDDQPQITGKIVCALQILGEQDTKHPRVCWHCHKQEILVVSIGRHVLRIDTTKVGRGEVFSAEAPLQCALDKLIDGVQIVGKHDGEVTDLSMCQWMTTRLVSSSVDGSIKIWQDRKAQPLVVLRPHDGHPVSSATFVTSPERPDHIILITGGPLNREMKIWVSAGEEGWLLPADAESWRCTQTLDLKSSTEPRAEEAFFNQVIALSEAGLLLLANAKRNALYAVHLDYGPSPVDSRLDYLSEFTVTMPILSFIGTNDPPEEPIVKVYCVQTLAIQQYTLDLSLCLPPPIENMGLEKSDSSVSREANLVEGMSEPPGLKPTDLLSVDSVPKPSIIVNRSESANKLSFPSSEATAQAIVPPNGEPKTSGLPSETSGAGSAYAMSPQLPVSPRLSRKLSGYNTPVDAVEPVIPHHELGGRAPSADYSVDRQMDAVGERNMDVSSVEENSRSKDSNVKPDDDVSGMRSPSAFFKHPTHLVTPSEILMGVSSAEASTTTEDKRDRDTNIQDVNNDARGAEVEVKEVSEARSTQNGESNNHEETANRISENLEKVFCSQASNLSTQMERDCYPSTEGTFIPGESKAYGQPLQAGDESGLDSRGGSPKLPESGSSSGLPQSSATNSKGKKQKAKTSQGPGLSSTSSNLAESFNEQRESSSHPMTDSLPQFLAMQETMNQIMASQKEMQRQLSNAVTGPIVKESKRLEVALGRMIEKSSKSNADALWARFQEETAKNEKALRDHAQQIVSATTNFMSKELNTMFEKTIKKELAAIGPALARSVTPVIEKTVSSAITESFQRGLGDKAVNQLDKSVNLKLEATIARQIQAQFQTSGRQALQEALRSGLESSVIPSFERSCKTMFEQVDSAFQKGIAEHTNAAQQRLDSGHSQLAHTLRETITSASSVAQALSRELAESQRNLLALAAAGANSGGSNPLITQLSGGHLGGLLEKVEAPMDPTAELSRLISERKYEESFTSALQRSDVSIVSWLCSQVDLRGLLAMNPLPLSQGVLLSLLQQLACDISKDTSRKLAWMTDVVAAINPSDQMIAVHARPIFEQVYQILHHHRNAPGSDVSAIRLIMHVINSMLMGCK
- the LOC104765107 gene encoding enhancer of mRNA-decapping protein 4 isoform X4, producing the protein MASSPGPFLHNQYDQQQHDAPPPISAQPSPVTQDVSSSSSATNLHPQRTLSYPTPPLNLQSPRSNHNPGTHILALLNNNNNGGAVPNQDPSHQLPVVNHNEIARSFPGGSGPIRVPSCKLPKGRRLIGEHAVYDVDVRLQGEIQPQLEVTPITKYGSDPQLVVGRQIAVNKDYICYGLKGGNIRVLNINTALRSLFRGHSQRVTDMAFFAEDVHMLASVSLDGKVFVWKISEGSEGDDQPQITGKIVCALQILGEQDTKHPRVCWHCHKQEILVVSIGRHVLRIDTTKVGRGEVFSAEAPLQCALDKLIDGVQIVGKHDGEVTDLSMCQWMTTRLVSSSVDGSIKIWQDRKAQPLVVLRPHDGHPVSSATFVTSPERPDHIILITGGPLNREMKIWVSAGEEGWLLPADAESWRCTQTLDLKSSTEPRAEEAFFNQVIALSEAGLLLLANAKRNALYAVHLDYGPSPVDSRLDYLSEFTVTMPILSFIGTNDPPEEPIVKVYCVQTLAIQQYTLDLSLCLPPPIENMGLEKSDSSVSREANLVEGMSEPPGLKPTDLLSVDSVPKPSIIVNRSESANKLSFPSSEATAQAIVPPNGEPKTSGLPSETSGAGSAYAMSPQLPVSPRLSRKLSGYNTPVDAVEPVIPHHELGGRAPSADYSVDRQMDAVGERNMDVSSVEENSRSKDSNVKPDDDVSGMRSPSAFFKHPTHLVTPSEILMGVSSAEASTTTEDKRDRDTNIQDVNNDARGAEVEVKEVSEARSTQNGESNNHEETANRISENLEKVFCSQASNLSTQMERDCYPSTEGTFIPGESKAYGQPLQAGDESGLDSRGGSPKLPESGSSSGLPQSSATNSKGKKQKAKTSQGPGLSSTSSNLAESFNEQRESSSHPMTDSLPQFLAMQETMNQIMASQKEMQRQLSNAVTGPIVKESKRLEVALGRMIEKSSKSNADALWARFQEETAKNEKALRDHAQQIVSATTNFMSKELNTMFEKTIKKELAAIGPALARSVTPVIEKTVSSAITESFQRGLGDKAVNQLDKSVNLKLEATIARQIQAQFQTSGRQALQEALRSGLESSVIPSFERSCKTMFEQVDSAFQKGIAEHTNAAQQRLDSGHSQLAHTLRETITSASSVAQALSRELAESQRNLLALAAAGANSGGSNPLITQLSGGHLGGLLEKVEAPMDPTAELSRLISERKYEESFTSALQRSDVSIVSWLCSQVDLRGLLAMNPLPLSQGVLLSLLQQLACDISKDTSRKLAWMTDVVAAINPSDQMIAVHARPIFEQVYQILHHHRNAPGSDVSAIRLIMHVINSMLMGCK
- the LOC104765107 gene encoding enhancer of mRNA-decapping protein 4 isoform X2, which translates into the protein MASSPGPFLHNQYDQQQHDAPPPISAQPSPVTQDVSSSSSATNLHPQRTLSYPTPPLNLQSPRSNHNPGTHILALLNNNNNGGAVPNQDPSHQLPVVNHNEIARSFPGGSGPIRVPSCKLPKGRRLIGEHAVYDVDVRLQGEIQPQLEVTPITKYGSDPQLVVGRQIAVNKDYICYGLKGGNIRVLNINTALRSLFRGHSQRVTDMAFFAEDVHMLASVSLDGKVFVWKISEGSEGDDQPQITGKIVCALQILGEQDTKHPRVCWHCHKQEILVVSIGRHVLRIDTTKVGRGEVFSAEAPLQCALDKLIDGVQIVGKHDGEVTDLSMCQWMTTRLVSSSVDGSIKIWQDRKAQPLVVLRPHDGHPVSSATFVTSPERPDHIILITGGPLNREMKIWVSAGEEGWLLPADAESWRCTQTLDLKSSTEPRAEEAFFNQVIALSEAGLLLLANAKRNALYAVHLDYGPSPVDSRLDYLSEFTVTMPILSFIGTNDPPEEPIVKVYCVQTLAIQQYTLDLSLCLPPPIENMGLEKSDSSVSREANLVEGMSEPPGLKPTDLLSVDSVPKPSIIVNRSESANKLSFPSSEATAQAIVPPNGEPKTSGLPSETSGAGSAYAMSPQLPVSPRLSRKLSGYNTPVDAVEPVIPHHELGGRAPSADYSVDRQMDAVGERNMDVSSVEENSRSKDSNVKPDDDVSGMRSPSAFFKHPTHLVTPSEILMGVSSAEASTTTEDKRDRDTNIQDVNNDARGAEVEVKEVSEARSTQNGESNNHEETANRISENLEKVFCSQASNLSTQMERDCYPSTEGTFIPGESKAYGQPLQAGDESGLDSRGGSPKLPESGSSSGLPQSSATNSKGKKQKAKTSQGPGLSSTSSNLAESFNEQRESSSHPMTDSLPQFLAMQETMNQIMASQKEMQRQLSNAVTGPIVKESKRLEVALGRMIEKSSKSNADALWARFQEETAKNEKALRDHAQQIVSATTNFMSKELNTMFEKTIKKELAAIGPALARSVTPVIEKTVSSAITESFQRGLGDKAVNQLDKSVNLKLEATIARQIQAQFQTSGRQALQEALRSGLESSVIPSFERSCKTMFEQVDSAFQKGIAEHTNAAQQRLDSGHSQLAHTLRETITSASSVAQALSRELAESQRNLLALAAAGANSGGSNPLITQLSGGHLGGLLEKVEAPMDPTAELSRLISERKYEESFTSALQRSDVSIVSWLCSQVDLRGLLAMNPLPLSQGVLLSLLQQLACDISKDTSRKLAWMTDVVAAINPSDQMIAVHARPIFEQVYQILHHHRNAPGSDVSAIRLIMHVINSMLMGCK
- the LOC104765108 gene encoding chaperone protein dnaJ 11, chloroplastic-like, which gives rise to MAGTLVYSAGCFSPANSLLPQQQQHKTTRSSFNGTARFPNGARSSFRVSSAQTLNAEPAAMTESVRRRVSSLYELLKVNETASLTEIKTAYRSLAKVYHPDASESDGRDFMEIHKAYATLADPTTRAIYDSTLLRAPRRRVHAGAMGRSGRVYATTRRWETDQCW